TCACGATGTTCTGCGGCGTGGCGCGCTTGAGGTACACCGTGTAGACCAGCGCGTAGCCGATGATCGAGGCGAAGGTGAGGGCCGCGGTCAGCCAGTTCACGAAGACCGCGAGCACGAACATCGAGGCCGCGGCGAGGAAGGAGGCGAAGGGCACCACCTGCTCGGAGCTCAGCCTGCCGCTCGGCAGCGGCCGGTCCATGGTGCGCGCCATGCGCGCATCGATGCGCTGGTCGAGCAGGTGATTGAAGGCCGCGGCCGAGGCCGCGGCGAGACCGATTCCGACCGTCCCCCAGAGCAGCACCCCCGGCGGCGGGAGGGCCGGACTGGCGAGGAACATCCCCACCACGGCGGTGAACACGATGAGCGCCACCACCTTGGGCTTGGTGAGCTGGTAGTACTGGCCGAGGGTGGCGGTCATCGCGAGGGTCGGGCCGCCCCGGATGGCTTGCGCTGCCGCAGTCGCAGCGGCTGAGACGGGCGAAGGCGATGATAATCGGGTGGGCGCTCGGGGAGGAACGAAGGGGATGGAATGCTGGGGAAAGCGCAGTCCGGACGGGAGCTGGCACCCTCTGGTCGACCATTGCGTCGACGTCGCTTTCGCGTTCCGAAGCCTGCTCGAGCTGCCGCGACTCGCCCGCTCCCTCGCGGAGCTCGATCCCGCCCAGCGCGAGCGGCTCGCGGTGCTCGCCTTCCTCCACGACTTCGGCAAGGCGAACCGGGGCTTTCAAGCCAAGGCCATTCCCGGCGCCCGAGACACCTGTGGCCACGTGATGGAGGCCGTCGCCTTCCTCCGGGAAGACTGCTGCCGGGCGCTCTGGCCTGAGGCTTGGCGTGAGCTTGTGGGCGCGATCGCAGGCTGGTTCAGGGACGGTGAGCAGGCACTCGCGATGCTCCTCGCAAGCCTCTCCCACCACGGCAGGCCGGTCTCCTGGTCGGACTATGACGCCTCCGGCATCGGCCATAGCGCGCATCGGTACTGGCGCAAGGCAGGGGACTGCAACCCCATCGCCTCGGTTGCGGCATTGGCCGACGCTGCCTTCCGCGTATTCCCGAGCGCCTTCGCGACCGGCGTTCCCCCGATCGATGCCGCGCCCGCGCTCCAGCAGCGCTTCGCGGGGCTGGTGATGCTCGCGGACTGGATCGCCTCCGACACCCGCTTCTTCCCCTACCGGAAGAGCGGCGAGGAGGACCGCCCCGCCTTGGCCCGGGAGGCCGCGCGCTGGGCGCTTCGCGCGATCGGGCTTGCCTCTCCGGACGAGCGCTCGCCCCGGGACTTCGAGGAGGCCCTCGGCTTCGCCCCCAGCCCCGTCCAGGCCGCGCTCCTCGGCAAGCTTCCCGTCGACGACTCGACGCGCCTGCTGCTGCTCGAGGCCGAGACCGGCTCGGGCAAGACCGAAGCCGCACTCGCCTGGTTCCTGCGCCTCTATGCCGCAAAGGAGGTGGATGGACTGTACTTCGCCCTGCCCACGCGCGTGGCCGCGCGCGAGCTCTACGGGCGGGTCCGGCGCGCGATCGAGCGGGCCTTTCCCGAGGAGGGCGCCCGTCCCCGTCCCGTTCTCCTCGCGGTTCCGGGATACGCGCGCGCCGACGGCATTCCTGCGGGAGAGGTCCTCGCCAATCCGCACGACCACCTCTGGCCGGATCGGGAGGAGGATCGCTGGCGCGAGAGGCTTTGGTCCGCCGAGCACCCGAAGCGCTTCCTCGCTGCGCCTGTGGCGGTCGGCACGGTGGACCAGGCCGTGCTGTCGGCCCTTGCGGTCCGGCACGGCCTGCTCCGCTCCGTCTGCCTCGACCGCAGCCTCCTTGTGGTCGACGAGGTTCACGCCTCCGATCCCTACCTGCGGGAGCTGGTCCGCGGCCTGCTCTGCGGCCATCTCGGCCGGGGCGGATGGGCGCTCCTGCTCTCCGCCACGCTCGGCGAGTCGGCGGCGGCAAGCCTCTTCGGGCGCGATCTCCTTCCGCTCGAGGAGGCGATGAGGCGACCCTATCCGCTGCTTTCCGCGCGGGACCGGGGCTGGTCGCACCCCTCGACGCGGCAGCGCAGGCTCCGCCTCGAGCCTCGTGCCTCCCTCGAGGATCAGCGCGCCCTCCTCGAGCCGGTCCGCTCCGCGCTCCGCGATGGGGCACGCGTGCTTGTCGTGTGCAACACGGTGCGGCGCGCGATCGCCCTCTTCCGCGAGGTCGAGAAGTTCCTCGGCGAGAAGGAGCCGGGACTGCTCGATGCCGTGTTCGCCGTCGACGGCCAACGCTGCCCCCATCACGGCCGTTTCGCCCCAGAAGATCGCGAACTTCTCGACGAAGCGCTCAGCCACACCCTCGGGAAGGGGTCCGCCTCTCGCCCCTGCCTCGTGATCGGCACCCAGACCCTCGAGCAGAGCCTGGACCTCGACGCCGACCTCCTCCTCACCGATCTGGCCCCGATCGACGTCCTGCTCCAGCGCCTCGGCCGCCTGCACCGGCACGACGGGCGCGACCGGCCGCACGCCTTCGCCGAGCCGCGCGCGCTCGTCTTTGTCCCCGAGAAGCCGCTCGAGCAGTACCTGGACGAGCGAGGGTGCCTGCGCGGGCCGGCAGGGCTCGGGGCCGTCTACCGGGACGGCCGGGTGCTGGCCCTCACGTGGGAACTCCTCCGGGAACGCGGGGAGGTAACCCTTCCCGACCAGGCCCGCGAGCTCATCGAGCTCGCCACCCATCCCGAGCGTCTGTTTCGGCTCGGCGAGAGCTGGCGCAGGCACGGCGACGAGCTCGAGGGCAAGGTCTGCGCCGAGGTCCGCCAGGCCCTGCGTTCGCTGGTCGACGACCGTCCCTTCGGCGAGCTGCACTACCCGGACAGGGGGGAGTCGGTGCTCACCCGTCTCGGCCTTCCGACCATGGAGCTCCCCCTCGCCACCCCGGTCCGCTCCCCGTTCGGCAGGGAGCTGCGGAGCCTGCCCATGCCCGCGCACTGGCTCGCGGGCGACGATCTCCGCAGGATTACCGACGTGCCCGTTCCCGTCGAGAGCGACGGCAGGGTGCTCCGCTTCTCGGTCAACGGCCGCCGCTTTCGCTATTCCCGCCTCGGTCTCGAACGGGACGACCCGGAGGATGACGATGCAGACGATGCATGACCTCCTCGCCGAGCCGGTCTTCGGCGTGCTCCTCGACCACGGCCCGGATCGGCTCAGTCTTCCGGGAATCCTTGCGGCCCTGAGCGGCGGCCGCCTGCGCGGCTTTCGCGGGCTTCGCCCCCACCAAGCCGACCCCTGGCATGTCTTTCTGGTCCAGCTCGCGGCGAGCGTCCATGCCCGCTTCCCCCGCGATCCGCCCCTTCCCGACGATCCTCCTTACTGGCAGGAGGGACTCCTCGCCCTGGCCGATGGCCTCGCGGAGGCTTGGGCTCTTGGGGTGGAGGATGTCACAAAGCCAGCCTTCTTCCAGCATCCCTGGGAAAGCCTCGGGGAGGAGGAGGACTATGGGCTGCGCCGGGTCCGCGGAAAAACCCTTCTCGAACCCCGGGCCATGACGCCGGATCAGCTCGACGTGCTGATCACGACGAAAAACCACGACCTCAAGGCTTCGCGCATCGCGCCGAGCGAGGCCGAGGCTTGGGCCTATGCCCTGGTTGCGCTCCAGACCACGAGCGGCTACCTCGGCAAGGGGAACTACGGGATCGTGCGCATGAACGGTGGGTTCGGCAGCCGGCCGATCGTCTCCTGGTGCCGCAGCCTCGATCCCTCGGCCCGCTTTCGCGAGGAAACGGAGGTCTTGATCCGGATCCGAGCGAGCATCCGACAATCCCACGGCTACGCCGAGCGGGGCGTGGTGTTGACCTGGCTTCGGCCATGGAATCGTGAGGATCATCAATTCCCCCTCTCTGCCCTCGAGCCGTGGTTCATCGAATGCGCTCGTCCGGTCCGTCTCTGGAGGACCGCGGAAGGGCGCATCGTCGCGCTCACCGCAAACAGCAAAAGGCGTCAGATCGATGCGTATGGCATCGACACCGGCGATGTCGGAGACCCATGGACCCCGATCTGGATCGCCGCCAAAGGGAATGGCCGTCTCGCCTTGACCGTCGAGGAGAGTGGTTTTACGCCCGAACTCCTCACCGCTCTCCTCTTTGAGCAGGGCTATGAGCTCACCGCCCTGCAGAAGCCCCGTCCGGCTGCCGCGCAAAGCACCCCGTCGGAGGCGCCCGAGTGGTTCGTCGCCTCCTGCCTCGTGCGGGGGAAAGGTGTGACCCATGGCTACCACCGGGTGGAACTCCCTGTCCCAGCCGTCGTTCGCCGCGCTCTTCTCGATGACCATCGGCGCAAGCGTCTCGGGGAACTCGCCCAGGGGATGCTTGGCGATGCGAGCAAGGTGGGGAGCTCTCTTTCGATCGCCCTTGCGCTCCTGATCGAAGGCGGTCCCGAGGAGGCCGACGCCGCGCGGGTCGAGTCGTGGCTCAGGGCGGTGCGGGAGCGCTTCGCGGAGGGCTGGCGCGCGACGTACTTCCCGATCCTCTGGCAGGGAGCGGCGCAGGACCACCATGCCGTGCGCGAGCGCTGGCGGCAGGAGCTGGTCGGGCTCGGGGAGCGCCTGCTTGCCGAGGCTGCCGCCATGCTCCCCCTGCCCTCGGGCCGCCGCTGGCGCGCGCGCACGCGCGCAGAGGGGCTATGGTGGGGAAGCCTGCGCAAGGCGGGCCTCCTCCCGGACACGGAAGAAGCGATGACCCACCCTTCTTCGTAAGCGGAGGACCTCATGAGCGAGCACGCCTATTCCGAGGAGAAGATCTCGCTTGCCGAGCGTGGCGAGCGTCTCTTCCGCGCCATCCACGCCGCTCGCTTCCCCAACGGGGACCGCGCGGCGCTGAGACGCTGGGCCCCTGGCCAGCCTCTACCGTTGGCCTTCTATCGCCTGTGGTTGCGAGATCTCGGCGAAGACCCCCCTGAGCGGCAGCTTGAGTCCTGGGCCGTCCTCGCCTGGAGTGCGGCGACCTTAGGACCGAACGGGCACGAACGGCAGCGTCCGCTGGGCCGCGCCCTGGCCGAGCACGGCTTCTCCGAGGGCCGCCTCGAACGCCTGCTCTCCGCACCGGCCGAATTGCGGGTCCCCCTGTTCATGGATGCGATCCGCTTCTTGGCCGCCAAGGGCGCACGCCTGGACCTCGCGGATGCGGCGCGATTCCTGTTGTTGGGCGAAGGCGAACGGCGCGAGAAGCTCCACCGGCAGATCGCCGCCGACTTCTACCGTCACCTCCCGCGCAACCCTTGACACCCACCGAGGAGCAGGACGATGTTTCTCCAGATCCACACCCTCATCTCCTACCCCGCGAGCCTGCTCAACCGCGACGATGCGGGGCTCGCCAAACGCATCCCCTTCGGTAATGCGATCCGTTTGCGGATCTCCTCGCAGTGCCTCAAGCGGCATTGGCGCGACGACCTCACCGCCGCGCTCCCCGAGCTTCCGGACGGCCAGCGGACGCGGCACTTCTTCACCCGGACGGTCCTTCCCAAGGCAGTGGCTGCGGGCGTACCAGAGCAGGATGCCGAGACGCTCGTCAGCCAGCTCGCGGAGCGGTTGATCGAGGGAGGGGTCAAGAAGGGAGGTGATCTCAACCAGCCGGTGCTCTTCGGGCTGCGGGAGGCCGACTACCTGGTCGAACTCCTGAAGGAGGCGGTTCAGCGCGCAAAGGGGAAGGGCGTCGGCGCGGAGAAGGCGCTCGAGGAGGTGGTGAAGGAGCAGGCCGAGAACCTGAAAGCCATGAGCAAGTCGGCGGCCGGTCTGACCGCCGCCCTCTTCGGGCGCATGGTCACCTCCGACCTGCTCGCCCGGGTCGATGCCCCGGTGCACGTGGCCCACGCGTTCACCGTCCATGCGGCCAACACCGAGCTCGACTACTTCACCGTGGTCGACGACCTGAGCCGGGAGGAGGAGACCGGTGCCGCCCATGCCAATCAGAGTGAGCTGGGCGCCGGCCTGTATTACGGCTACGTGGTGGTCGACGTACCCCTGTTGGTCAGCAACCTGACCGGGATTCCGCCCTCGGCCTGGGAGGAGCGAAAGACCGATCCCCTGGCCCGCCGGGTGCTCGAGGCACTGATCCTGTCGATCCTTCGCCAGAGCCCCGGTGCGAAGAGGGGGAGCACCGCCCCGTACGCCTGGGCGGATGCGCTCCTCCTCGAGGTCGGGCGGGAGCAGCCGCGCTCGCTCGCCAACGCCTTCCTCGACGCTCTGCGCCCCGACGGCCGCGGCGATCTTCGGCATCTCGCCCTGGAACGGCTGGCCGATTACGTGGCACGGCTGGATGCCATGTACGGTCCGCCGCAGGGATCGCGCTTTCTCTCGACGACGCTGGAGCCGCCCGCGCCACTGCCCGACAAGCGTCCCGTTCGTGAGAGCGTGGGCGCCGCCCTCACGGCGATCTTCGGCTGAGGTCGGCGGCGATGGACGTGTTGCTCCTTCGTTTTGACGCGCCGCTCATGAGTTTCGGCGCCGTCGTCGTCGACAACCGCCATCCGCTCTGGCGCTATCCGGCCGCCTCCCAGCTCGCCGGGATGCTTGGCAATGCCCTCGGCCTCGATCATCGCGAGGTGGACAGGCTCGAGGATCTCGAGGATCGCCTGCGCTTCGCCGCTCGCTGGGATGCCGAGCCGGAGCTCCTGGTCGACTACCAGACCGTCGATCTCGGCCAGCCGCATCTCGTCGGCACCGGCTGGACCACCCGCGGCCGGCGCGAGGACCGGCAAGGTGGCACGGCCTCCACTGCAACACACATCCGCTACCGCCATTACTGGGCGAATGGCATTCTCACCGTCGCGCTCGCCTTGGATGGGGAGGGATGGCCCTCGATCGGGGATCTGGAAATCGCCTTGCGGCGGCCGGCGCGGCCGCTCTTTCTCGGCCGCAAGCCCTGTCTGCCCGCAAGTCCAATTCTGCTTGGGCGCCGGCAGGCGGCCGGGGTTCGCGCTGCGCTGGCAGCGGAGCCGCGCGCGGAGGTCGGCCCGCGCCGGGCCGGGTTGCCGGAAGCCATCTGGCCGCTCGATGAGGGTCCTGGCCTGCGCATCGAGGAGCGCTTCGACCGGCGCGACTGGCGCAACAACATCCACCGCGGCACGCGCCGCTACGCGGTCGGACCGATCTAAGGAGCGGCCATGAGCGGGCTCCATCTCGTTCGTCTGCCGATACGCCTCCCGCCTCTGCTCCGCTTCTCCCGCGAGCGTGGGATTCCGCTTGAGGACGATGATCTCGGCTACTTGCTGCATGCCTGGCTCACTGCCCTGTTCGCCGGGGTCGCGCCCAAGCCCTTTCGCTACTTCGCGCGGCGAGGAGAGCTGCTGGGTTATGCCCGCGAGAGTGCCGAGGAGCTCCTCGAGCGGGCCAAGGCCTGTGGTGACCCCTTGGCCTGGTCGGCGCTCGAGGTCGATGGTGTGGCGAGCAAGCCCATGCCCGAGCGCTGGCGTTGCGGCCAGCGGCTCTGGATCGAGGCGCTCGTCTGTCCGACGAGCCGCCGGGGTGGAGAGGAGAAGGACATCTACTTGCGCGCCATCGATCGCGGAGTGGTGCCGGGTCGGTCGCGGGGTGAGCTCTATCGCGAGTGGTTCATCGCTCGGTGCCAGCCGGCCCTGGATCTTGAGCGGGTCGAGCTTCTCGGCATGCGCGCGCGCTGCCGGCTGATCCGGCGCTCGCGTCGGCAGGGTTCGCGGCTCCGAGTGGTGGAGCGACCGACGGCCCTGTTCGGAGCCTCGGCGAGGATTCGCGATGCCGCATCCTTCGCGTCCCTGCTGGCCCGTGGCATTGGTCGGCATCGGGCCTTCGGCTTCGGGATGCTCCTGCTCGCGCCGCCGCGATGAGTTCCTCCGGATTTTTGCCTGGCCGCTTAGGTCTCGCCGAGGCGCGAATTCCGCATGCCGACCGGCATGGTCTCCTTTGGTTGGAGTACGGGAGGCTTTCGGTCGAGGACGGGACGTTGCGCTTTTTGGCCGCGAAGAGCGACCTCTTCGAGGCCGGCGACTACGCAATCCCTTACCAGGGCATCTCGATGATCCTGCTCGGGCCTGGGACCAGCCTCACCCATGACGTGTTTCGCCTCTGTGCCCGGCACGGAACGCTCCTCGCGGCGGTTGGCGAGGGCGGGGTCAAACTGTACACCGCTCCCCCGATGGGCCAGGGGCGGTCGGACGTGGCTCGTATCCATGCCGAGCGCTGGGCCGATCCGAGGAGGCGTCTCGACACGGCGCGTCGCCTGTACGCGTGGCGGTTCGGCCGGGTGCTCCCGCACCGGGACATCGAAACTTTGCGGGGGATCGAGGGGGCGCGACTAAAGGAAAG
This genomic window from Dehalococcoidia bacterium contains:
- a CDS encoding UbiA family prenyltransferase — its product is MTATLGQYYQLTKPKVVALIVFTAVVGMFLASPALPPPGVLLWGTVGIGLAAASAAAFNHLLDQRIDARMARTMDRPLPSGRLSSEQVVPFASFLAAASMFVLAVFVNWLTAALTFASIIGYALVYTVYLKRATPQNIV
- the cas3 gene encoding CRISPR-associated helicase Cas3' is translated as MGARGGTKGMECWGKRSPDGSWHPLVDHCVDVAFAFRSLLELPRLARSLAELDPAQRERLAVLAFLHDFGKANRGFQAKAIPGARDTCGHVMEAVAFLREDCCRALWPEAWRELVGAIAGWFRDGEQALAMLLASLSHHGRPVSWSDYDASGIGHSAHRYWRKAGDCNPIASVAALADAAFRVFPSAFATGVPPIDAAPALQQRFAGLVMLADWIASDTRFFPYRKSGEEDRPALAREAARWALRAIGLASPDERSPRDFEEALGFAPSPVQAALLGKLPVDDSTRLLLLEAETGSGKTEAALAWFLRLYAAKEVDGLYFALPTRVAARELYGRVRRAIERAFPEEGARPRPVLLAVPGYARADGIPAGEVLANPHDHLWPDREEDRWRERLWSAEHPKRFLAAPVAVGTVDQAVLSALAVRHGLLRSVCLDRSLLVVDEVHASDPYLRELVRGLLCGHLGRGGWALLLSATLGESAAASLFGRDLLPLEEAMRRPYPLLSARDRGWSHPSTRQRRLRLEPRASLEDQRALLEPVRSALRDGARVLVVCNTVRRAIALFREVEKFLGEKEPGLLDAVFAVDGQRCPHHGRFAPEDRELLDEALSHTLGKGSASRPCLVIGTQTLEQSLDLDADLLLTDLAPIDVLLQRLGRLHRHDGRDRPHAFAEPRALVFVPEKPLEQYLDERGCLRGPAGLGAVYRDGRVLALTWELLRERGEVTLPDQARELIELATHPERLFRLGESWRRHGDELEGKVCAEVRQALRSLVDDRPFGELHYPDRGESVLTRLGLPTMELPLATPVRSPFGRELRSLPMPAHWLAGDDLRRITDVPVPVESDGRVLRFSVNGRRFRYSRLGLERDDPEDDDADDA
- the casA gene encoding type I-E CRISPR-associated protein Cse1/CasA gives rise to the protein MQTMHDLLAEPVFGVLLDHGPDRLSLPGILAALSGGRLRGFRGLRPHQADPWHVFLVQLAASVHARFPRDPPLPDDPPYWQEGLLALADGLAEAWALGVEDVTKPAFFQHPWESLGEEEDYGLRRVRGKTLLEPRAMTPDQLDVLITTKNHDLKASRIAPSEAEAWAYALVALQTTSGYLGKGNYGIVRMNGGFGSRPIVSWCRSLDPSARFREETEVLIRIRASIRQSHGYAERGVVLTWLRPWNREDHQFPLSALEPWFIECARPVRLWRTAEGRIVALTANSKRRQIDAYGIDTGDVGDPWTPIWIAAKGNGRLALTVEESGFTPELLTALLFEQGYELTALQKPRPAAAQSTPSEAPEWFVASCLVRGKGVTHGYHRVELPVPAVVRRALLDDHRRKRLGELAQGMLGDASKVGSSLSIALALLIEGGPEEADAARVESWLRAVRERFAEGWRATYFPILWQGAAQDHHAVRERWRQELVGLGERLLAEAAAMLPLPSGRRWRARTRAEGLWWGSLRKAGLLPDTEEAMTHPSS
- the casB gene encoding type I-E CRISPR-associated protein Cse2/CasB, with amino-acid sequence MSEHAYSEEKISLAERGERLFRAIHAARFPNGDRAALRRWAPGQPLPLAFYRLWLRDLGEDPPERQLESWAVLAWSAATLGPNGHERQRPLGRALAEHGFSEGRLERLLSAPAELRVPLFMDAIRFLAAKGARLDLADAARFLLLGEGERREKLHRQIAADFYRHLPRNP
- the cas7e gene encoding type I-E CRISPR-associated protein Cas7/Cse4/CasC, encoding MFLQIHTLISYPASLLNRDDAGLAKRIPFGNAIRLRISSQCLKRHWRDDLTAALPELPDGQRTRHFFTRTVLPKAVAAGVPEQDAETLVSQLAERLIEGGVKKGGDLNQPVLFGLREADYLVELLKEAVQRAKGKGVGAEKALEEVVKEQAENLKAMSKSAAGLTAALFGRMVTSDLLARVDAPVHVAHAFTVHAANTELDYFTVVDDLSREEETGAAHANQSELGAGLYYGYVVVDVPLLVSNLTGIPPSAWEERKTDPLARRVLEALILSILRQSPGAKRGSTAPYAWADALLLEVGREQPRSLANAFLDALRPDGRGDLRHLALERLADYVARLDAMYGPPQGSRFLSTTLEPPAPLPDKRPVRESVGAALTAIFG
- the cas5e gene encoding type I-E CRISPR-associated protein Cas5/CasD, translating into MDVLLLRFDAPLMSFGAVVVDNRHPLWRYPAASQLAGMLGNALGLDHREVDRLEDLEDRLRFAARWDAEPELLVDYQTVDLGQPHLVGTGWTTRGRREDRQGGTASTATHIRYRHYWANGILTVALALDGEGWPSIGDLEIALRRPARPLFLGRKPCLPASPILLGRRQAAGVRAALAAEPRAEVGPRRAGLPEAIWPLDEGPGLRIEERFDRRDWRNNIHRGTRRYAVGPI
- a CDS encoding type I-E CRISPR-associated protein Cas6/Cse3/CasE produces the protein MSGLHLVRLPIRLPPLLRFSRERGIPLEDDDLGYLLHAWLTALFAGVAPKPFRYFARRGELLGYARESAEELLERAKACGDPLAWSALEVDGVASKPMPERWRCGQRLWIEALVCPTSRRGGEEKDIYLRAIDRGVVPGRSRGELYREWFIARCQPALDLERVELLGMRARCRLIRRSRRQGSRLRVVERPTALFGASARIRDAASFASLLARGIGRHRAFGFGMLLLAPPR
- the cas1e gene encoding type I-E CRISPR-associated endonuclease Cas1e; this translates as MSSSGFLPGRLGLAEARIPHADRHGLLWLEYGRLSVEDGTLRFLAAKSDLFEAGDYAIPYQGISMILLGPGTSLTHDVFRLCARHGTLLAAVGEGGVKLYTAPPMGQGRSDVARIHAERWADPRRRLDTARRLYAWRFGRVLPHRDIETLRGIEGARLKESYRLVAERFGIVWHGRWYDRNQPLAADLPNQAINHAATFVEAAAEIAVAAVCALPPLGFIHEDSSIAFTLDIADLWRVDLTLPLAFAAVRAYLDGKSESLEREVRYRAALAFRREKLIPRMIERIKQLFDIDDGDRGA